A stretch of the Nitratifractor salsuginis DSM 16511 genome encodes the following:
- a CDS encoding branched-chain amino acid ABC transporter permease, whose protein sequence is MDFSTFLQQLVNGASLGSMYALIAIGYTMVYGVLRLINFAHGDIMMVGAFLTYFAYNAGAPFSVAVLVGILGAVIVGVLTDKIAYKPLRDAPKISLLITAIGISFFLENLFNVLFGGVPRAFKAPEYLTKVFHWGSIYLPISVIIIPTVTVAILVAVLWVLYRTKYGMAIRALAFDIPTVKLMGVNADSIISIVFALGSALAAIGGVFYAISYPSIDPLMGVMVGLKAFAAAVLGGIGSVTGAVLGGFILGFTEIMVVAIFPELGGYKDAFAFFFLILVLLFRPTGIMGEDLERSRF, encoded by the coding sequence ATGGATTTCTCCACCTTTTTGCAACAGTTGGTCAACGGAGCGAGCCTGGGCAGTATGTATGCCCTGATCGCGATCGGCTATACGATGGTCTACGGAGTGCTCCGCCTCATCAACTTCGCCCACGGCGACATCATGATGGTCGGAGCCTTCCTGACCTATTTCGCCTACAATGCCGGCGCGCCCTTTTCCGTGGCAGTGCTGGTGGGCATCCTGGGGGCGGTGATCGTCGGGGTCCTCACCGACAAGATCGCCTACAAACCCCTGCGTGACGCCCCCAAGATCTCCCTGCTGATCACCGCCATCGGTATCAGCTTCTTCCTGGAGAACCTCTTCAACGTCCTCTTCGGCGGGGTTCCCCGGGCCTTTAAAGCCCCCGAATACCTCACCAAAGTCTTTCACTGGGGGAGCATCTATCTGCCCATCTCGGTCATCATCATCCCCACGGTGACCGTGGCGATCCTGGTGGCGGTCCTCTGGGTCCTCTACCGGACGAAATACGGGATGGCCATCCGGGCCCTGGCCTTCGACATCCCCACCGTCAAGCTCATGGGGGTCAATGCCGACAGCATCATCTCCATCGTCTTCGCTCTGGGTTCGGCCCTGGCGGCGATCGGCGGGGTCTTCTACGCCATCAGTTATCCCTCCATCGATCCTCTGATGGGGGTCATGGTGGGGCTCAAAGCCTTCGCCGCGGCGGTCCTGGGGGGGATCGGCTCGGTCACCGGTGCCGTGCTGGGAGGTTTCATCCTCGGATTTACGGAGATTATGGTCGTAGCCATTTTCCCCGAGTTGGGCGGCTACAAAGACGCCTTCGCCTTCTTTTTCCTGATCCTGGTGCTGCTCTTCCGACCCACCGGCATCATGGGTGAAGATCTCGAACGTAGCCGCTTCTAA
- a CDS encoding ABC transporter substrate-binding protein, producing MKKTLSIVAAAALMSGIAFAKEVKVGVVLPLTGPIAAFGQTSKAGLDIAYNQNHKLKNGDNVKLIVLDDRGDKVEAATAVKRLIDKNGVTVILGEVASGNSMAMAPVAEKAKTPMITHASTNPRVTKGKKYVTRACFIDPFQGAVMAKYALDNGMKNAVVVTDAKQDYSVGLSKAFKKAFTAGGGKILKTVLINSGDKDFNAQVSTIKSMHPDIIAFTGYYPEAALMVKQARDMGVKTPFIGADGVGFPELVKIGGKAAEGFMYTDHFNEAAASSPEAKAYVEAFHKKYHKAADSMGALAADAYGMILNAMNQCIDEGKQPTDKECVNEHLRHTKGYKGITGVINIDKNGNAVKSAVINEVQNGKFVYKTTVNP from the coding sequence ATGAAAAAAACATTGAGCATTGTTGCAGCCGCAGCACTGATGAGCGGCATCGCTTTTGCCAAAGAGGTCAAAGTCGGAGTCGTTCTGCCTCTGACCGGGCCCATCGCGGCCTTCGGCCAAACCAGTAAGGCCGGACTCGACATCGCCTATAATCAGAATCACAAGCTGAAAAACGGCGACAACGTCAAACTGATCGTCCTCGACGACCGGGGGGACAAAGTCGAAGCGGCCACCGCCGTCAAGCGCCTGATCGACAAGAACGGTGTCACCGTCATCCTCGGTGAAGTCGCTTCCGGTAACTCCATGGCGATGGCACCTGTTGCTGAGAAGGCCAAGACACCCATGATCACCCACGCCTCCACCAACCCCCGCGTCACCAAGGGCAAGAAATACGTTACCCGCGCCTGCTTTATCGACCCCTTCCAGGGAGCGGTTATGGCCAAATACGCCCTGGACAACGGTATGAAGAACGCCGTCGTCGTCACCGACGCCAAGCAGGACTACTCCGTCGGTCTCTCCAAAGCTTTCAAAAAAGCCTTCACCGCCGGCGGGGGTAAAATCCTCAAAACCGTCCTGATCAACTCCGGCGACAAAGACTTCAACGCCCAGGTCTCCACCATCAAGTCCATGCATCCCGATATCATCGCCTTCACCGGCTACTATCCCGAAGCGGCTCTGATGGTCAAGCAGGCACGGGACATGGGGGTCAAAACTCCCTTCATCGGTGCCGACGGCGTCGGATTCCCCGAGCTGGTCAAGATCGGCGGCAAAGCGGCCGAGGGCTTTATGTATACCGACCACTTCAACGAAGCGGCCGCCTCTTCTCCCGAAGCCAAAGCCTATGTCGAAGCCTTCCACAAGAAGTATCACAAAGCGGCTGACTCTATGGGGGCCCTGGCGGCTGACGCCTACGGCATGATCCTCAACGCGATGAACCAGTGCATCGACGAAGGCAAGCAGCCCACCGACAAAGAGTGCGTCAACGAGCATCTCCGCCATACCAAAGGGTATAAAGGTATCACCGGCGTCATCAATATCGACAAGAACGGCAACGCCGTCAAATCCGCCGTCATCAACGAAGTCCAAAACGGCAAATTCGTCTACAAAACCACTGTCAATCCCTAA
- a CDS encoding amidohydrolase, which produces MNLHEAIKKEIDAIDERVVQIRHEIHQNPELSGEEKETNLLIRSILEAEGIPFKTFEGHYGLVADIIKDPSLPTVAIRGDMDALPMPENSDKSYASKKKGIMHACGHDAHTSIALGVALALNRLKEKLPGNVRIIFQPSEEVLEGGSEQMIADGALEGVSAIFGLHVYPYLHTGQIGYKYGVMMASADTFSFDIYGKTAHGARPHEGIDAVLVAAMVINSLNHIVSRRIDPIHPAVISMGKIEGGNAPNIICDFVTVAGTVRTVNASVRKKIPEMMETTIKGICAAMDAKYHFRYEFGPPELTNNDHMVDIVKEAAEEVVGKEGLVDLVDPVMGGEDFSRYLQIIPGAFFRLGVCNEEKGTCVPQHNTRFDVDDDALAIGMKILSLSAVKALEELNRKAKEDQE; this is translated from the coding sequence ATGAACCTCCATGAAGCGATCAAAAAGGAGATCGACGCCATCGATGAACGGGTGGTGCAGATACGTCACGAGATCCATCAAAACCCAGAACTTTCGGGAGAGGAGAAGGAGACCAATCTGCTGATCCGCTCCATTCTCGAAGCCGAAGGGATCCCTTTTAAAACCTTTGAGGGGCACTACGGGCTCGTGGCCGACATCATCAAAGACCCCTCGCTGCCTACCGTGGCGATCCGGGGGGATATGGATGCCCTGCCGATGCCCGAGAACAGTGACAAATCCTACGCCTCGAAGAAAAAGGGGATCATGCATGCCTGCGGTCACGACGCCCATACATCCATCGCATTGGGGGTGGCCCTGGCCCTCAACCGTCTCAAAGAGAAGCTGCCGGGCAATGTGCGGATCATCTTTCAACCCTCGGAGGAAGTGCTCGAAGGGGGGAGTGAGCAGATGATCGCCGACGGGGCGCTGGAGGGGGTCTCCGCCATCTTCGGATTGCATGTCTACCCCTACCTCCATACAGGCCAGATCGGCTACAAATACGGGGTGATGATGGCCTCCGCCGATACTTTCAGTTTCGACATCTACGGCAAGACCGCCCACGGCGCCCGGCCCCACGAAGGGATCGACGCGGTTTTGGTGGCGGCGATGGTCATCAACTCTCTCAACCATATCGTTAGCCGCCGGATCGACCCGATTCATCCCGCTGTCATCTCTATGGGCAAGATCGAAGGGGGCAATGCTCCCAACATCATCTGCGACTTCGTCACCGTCGCCGGCACCGTGCGCACGGTCAACGCCTCGGTCCGCAAAAAGATCCCGGAGATGATGGAGACGACCATCAAGGGGATCTGCGCCGCTATGGATGCCAAATACCATTTCCGCTACGAGTTCGGCCCGCCGGAACTGACCAACAACGACCACATGGTCGATATCGTCAAAGAGGCGGCGGAAGAGGTCGTGGGCAAAGAGGGGCTCGTGGATCTGGTGGATCCCGTGATGGGGGGCGAAGATTTCTCCCGCTATCTGCAGATAATCCCCGGGGCCTTTTTCCGTCTGGGGGTCTGCAACGAAGAGAAAGGCACCTGCGTGCCCCAGCACAATACCCGTTTCGACGTGGATGACGACGCGCTGGCGATCGGGATGAAGATCCTCTCTCTGAGTGCGGTGAAAGCGCTGGAGGAGTTGAACCGGAAAGCGAAAGAGGATCAGGAGTGA
- a CDS encoding branched-chain amino acid ABC transporter permease → MRMKNAIIKMLLIILALLMIGWAHRNLDSYTLSILNNIGIFAILALSYNLINGVTGQFSLEPNGFVAIGAYMTALFLLPADAKLDMFALVDPAPIVLKMHADFIPAVIAGGLFAMFIALLLSFPVFRVRGDYLAIVTLGFGFIIRIFAINNPAYTNGALGLNDIPPYANFLWIGSIALVTFIVMLHIVFSRYGRAMKAVRDDEDAATAMGINTFWIKTTAFMTSAFFEGVGGGLLASFLTTISPDQFTFLLTFQLLIIIVLGGLGSMTGSLVATILVMGSMEWLRFLDSDMVIFGHHTGAHPGMRMVVFAILLIIMMLFARKGLFGDKELIEILRDKFRKKAKQ, encoded by the coding sequence ATGAGAATGAAAAACGCCATAATCAAAATGCTTCTGATCATCCTGGCCCTGCTGATGATCGGATGGGCCCATCGAAACCTTGACTCTTACACCCTGAGCATCCTCAACAACATCGGAATCTTCGCCATCCTAGCCCTGAGTTACAACCTCATCAACGGTGTGACGGGGCAGTTCTCCCTGGAGCCCAACGGCTTCGTTGCCATCGGGGCCTATATGACCGCCCTCTTCCTCCTGCCCGCCGATGCCAAGCTCGATATGTTCGCCCTGGTCGATCCGGCGCCCATCGTGTTGAAGATGCACGCCGATTTCATCCCGGCGGTGATCGCGGGGGGGCTCTTTGCTATGTTCATCGCTCTGCTGCTCTCCTTCCCCGTCTTCCGCGTCCGGGGAGACTATCTGGCGATCGTCACCCTGGGGTTCGGTTTCATCATCCGCATCTTCGCCATCAACAACCCCGCCTACACCAACGGCGCCCTGGGGCTCAACGACATCCCTCCCTATGCCAACTTCCTTTGGATCGGGTCCATCGCGTTGGTCACGTTCATCGTCATGCTCCACATCGTCTTCTCCCGCTACGGCCGGGCGATGAAGGCGGTCCGCGACGATGAGGACGCCGCCACGGCGATGGGGATCAATACCTTCTGGATCAAAACCACCGCCTTTATGACCAGTGCCTTCTTCGAAGGAGTCGGCGGCGGCCTCTTGGCTTCCTTCCTGACCACCATCTCTCCCGACCAGTTCACCTTCCTGCTGACCTTCCAGCTCCTGATCATCATCGTCCTGGGCGGACTAGGCAGTATGACCGGCAGTCTGGTCGCCACGATCCTGGTCATGGGCAGTATGGAGTGGCTCCGCTTCCTCGACAGCGATATGGTGATCTTCGGACACCATACCGGTGCCCATCCGGGGATGCGGATGGTTGTCTTTGCCATCCTCTTGATCATTATGATGCTCTTCGCCCGCAAAGGGCTTTTCGGCGACAAAGAGCTGATCGAGATCCTGCGTGATAAATTTCGTAAAAAGGCCAAGCAATGA
- a CDS encoding GatB/YqeY domain-containing protein has protein sequence MSLKEQIKNDIKEAMRAKDTARRDTLRNLSAAIKQIEVDERRELSDADVEQVLMKYAKQREDALAQFKEAGRDDLVAKEEAELKIVKSYLPEPMNDEELEQTLKELVEALEAKTMKEMGKVMAKAKEVIGSRAEGSRISQIVKKLLS, from the coding sequence ATGTCATTAAAAGAACAGATCAAAAACGATATCAAAGAGGCGATGCGGGCCAAAGACACCGCCCGCCGCGATACCCTGCGCAACCTCAGTGCCGCCATCAAGCAGATCGAAGTCGATGAGCGTCGGGAGCTCAGCGATGCTGATGTGGAGCAGGTCCTGATGAAATATGCCAAGCAGCGTGAAGATGCTCTGGCCCAGTTCAAAGAGGCGGGCCGGGATGACCTGGTCGCCAAGGAAGAAGCGGAGCTCAAGATCGTCAAATCCTACCTTCCCGAGCCAATGAACGACGAAGAGTTGGAGCAGACCCTCAAAGAGCTCGTCGAAGCCCTCGAAGCCAAGACAATGAAGGAGATGGGCAAAGTGATGGCCAAAGCCAAAGAGGTCATCGGCAGCCGGGCCGAGGGAAGTCGCATCAGCCAGATCGTCAAGAAGCTCCTCAGTTGA